The Xanthomonas rydalmerensis genomic interval ACCGCGACAGCCCCAACCGTCTTGCAGGCAATATTCAACGTGCAGCACGGTACCGCGGCGCGTCGATTGCGCGCGAAGGCAGGCCGGCAGGCGTGGCCTGGGAAAGGTTCAGGCGGCACGGACATTCCTCGCGCCGGTCTGCGACGGCGCTGCCGACAGGCCCCGCTATTGATGCGAGGCGTGGTTGCCGAATCGGCGGATCACGTTTTGTCTACGAATAACGTCGCGCCACCGCCCGAACCGAGCGCGCTCAAGCACGTCGCGGCGTTCCATCCACCGCTGCCGGCTTACGCCGCCAGGCGCTGCCCCAGCGTGACCCGATCCCGCGCTTCCAGGTCCTGGTAGGTCGCCACTTCGGCGAAGCCGGCCGCCTCGAACAGCGCGCGGACCGCCGGGCCCTGGTCCCAGCCGTGTTCCAGCAACAGCCAGCCGCCGGGCAGCAGATGCGCCGGCGCATCGGCGACGATCCGGCGCAGGTCGTCCAGGCCATCGGGGCCGGAGGCCAGCGCGCTGGCCGGTTCGTAGCGCAGGTCGCCCTGCTGCAGGTGCGGGTCGTCGGCAGCGATGTATGGCGGGTTGCTGGCGATCAGATCGAAGCGCTGGCCGGCCAGCGGTTCCAGCCAGGCGCCGTGGGCGAAGGTGACATTGTCCAGGCCGTGCGCGTGCGCATTGGCCTGCGCCACCGCCAGGGCAGCCGCACTGAGGTCGGTGGCCAGCACCTGCGCCTGCGGCCGCTCGCTGGCCAGGGCCAGGGCGATCGCGCCGCTGCCGGTGCCGAGGTCGGCCACGCGGCGGCCAGGCACCGTATCCACCCGCTCCAGCGCCAGTTCCACCAGCCGCTCGGTGTCCGCGCGTGGGATGAGCGTGGCCGGTCCGACCGCCAGGTCCAGGGTCCAGAACCCGCGCCGCCCGGTCAGGTAGGCCACCGGCTCGCCCTGTACACGCCGGGCCAGCAGCGCCTGGAACCGGCCCGCCGCCTCGTCCGCCAGCGGCTCGCGGGCGTGCGCGAACAGCCATGCACGGTCGCGCTGCAGGGCGTGCAGCAGCAGGGCTTCGGCATCGCCGCGCTCGACCTGGGTGCAGGCCGCGCGCAGCAGGGACTCGGGGGTAGGCGCATTCATCGCTGTCACGATGACGCAGCGAGCGCGGAAAAGCCAACGTGGTAGAACGGACCGACGCCCATGCGCCAAGGGTGGCTGGCGCCATCGTGCGGCAGTGCAGCAAAGAGCCAGGCTTGAGAATCGATAGAAGAAACCTATCTATTCAATTCCATCAATCGATTTGAGGGATCTATTGGCGCCCCCTATCATGAGGCTCGTTCCATCCCCCGACCCCTATTGCAACCACGAGGAAACTCCATGTCGTCTTTGATCAACACCCAGGTCCAGCCGTTCAAGGCCAACGCCTACCGCAACGGCGAATTCATCGAAGTCACCGACGCGGACCTGAAGGGCAAGTGGTCGGTGCTGATCTTCATGCCGGCCGCCTTCACCTTCAACTGCCCGACCGAAGTGGAAGACGCCGCCGAGCATTACGCCGAGTTCCAGAAGATCGGCGCCGAGGTCTACATCGTCACCACCGACACCCACTTCTCGCACAAGGTGTGGCACGAAACCTCCCCGGCGGTGGGCAAGGCCCAGTTCCCGCTGGTCGGCGACCCGACCCACCAGCTGACCCGCGCCTTCGGCGTGCACATCGAGGAAGAAGGCCTGGCCCTGCGCGGCACCTTCGTGATCAACCCGGAAGGCGTGATCAAGACCCTCGAGATCCACGACAACGCGATCGCCCGCGACGTCACCGAGACCCTGCGCAAGCTCAAGGCCGCGCAGTTCGTCGCCGCGCACCCGGGCGAGGTGTGCCCGGCCAAGTGGAAGGAAGGCGAGAAGACCCTGAAGCCGTCGCTGGATCTGGTCGGCAAGATCTAAGCCGCCCTCGCTCCCATCTCCGCCTAGCGCGGGGGTGGGGGTGAACCGCAGCCGGCATCGCCCGCCGGCGCCGGCTGCGGTTCATCCCTCCTCCCTCTTCGCGGCGCGCTGCTCCGGCAGCTCGTCTCCCCCTCGTTTTGCCCAACGTCAGGAGTCCGCCATGTTGGATGCCGATCTGAAAACCCAGTTGAAGGCCTACCTGGAGCGGGTCGTCCGGCCCATCCACATCACCGCGTCGGTGGACGATGGCGCCAAGTCGCGCGAGATGCTCGACCTGCTCGAGGACCTGGTGCTGCTGTCGGACAAGATCACCCTGGACGTGCACCGCGACAGCGGCGAGCGCGCCCCCTCGTTCGCGCTGAACAGCCCGGGCCAGGACATCCACCTGCGCTTCGCCGGCCTGCCGATGGGCCACGAGTTCACCTCGCTGGTGCTGGCGCTGCTGCAGGTCGGCGGCCACCCGTCCAAGGCCACCGCCGAGCTGATCGAGCAGGTGCGCAACCTGCCCGGCGAGTACCGCTTCGAAACCTATTTCTCGCTGTCCTGCCAGAACTGCCCGGACGTGGTGCAGGCGCTGAACCTGGCCGCGGTGCTGAACCCGAACATCCAGCACGTGGCGATCGACGGCGCGCTGTTCCAGGACGAGGTCGAGGCGCGGCAGATCATGTCGGTGCCCACCGTGTACCTCAACGGCGAAGTGTTCGACCAGGGCCGCATGACCCTGGAGCAGATCGTGGCCCGGCTCGACACCGGTGCGGCCAAGCGCGATGCGGCGGCGATCGCGGCCAAGGCGCCGTTCGACGTGCTGGTGGTCGGCGGCGGCCCGGCCGGCGCGGCGGCGGCGATCTACGCCGCGCGCAAGGGCATCCGCACCGGCGTGGCGGCCGAGCGCTTCGGCGGCCAGGTGCTGGACACCATGGCGATCGAGAACTTCATCTCCGTGCAGGAAACCGAAGGCCCGAAGATGGCCGCGGCACTGGAGCAGCACGTGCGCCAGTACGACGTGGACATCATGAACCTGCAGCGCGCCGAACAGCTGGTGCCGGCCGGTGCCGACGGCCTGGTTGAGGTCAAGCTGGCCAACGGCGCCTCGCTGAAGAGCCGCACGGTGATCCTGTCCACCGGCGCACGCTGGCGGCAGATGAACGTGCCCGGTGAAGACCAGTACCGCAACAAGGGCGTGGCCTACTGCCCGCACTGCGACGGCCCGCTGTTCAAGGGCAAGCGCGTGGCGGTGATCGGCGGCGGCAACTCCGGCGTGGAAGCGGCGATCGACCTGGCCGGCATCGTCAGCCACGTCACCCTGGTGGAGTTCGACAGCAAGTTGCGCGCCGACGACGTCCTGCAGCGCAAGCTGCGCAGCCTGGGCAACGTCGACATCCTGGTCAACGCGCAGAGCACCGAGGTGCTGGGCGACGGGCAGAAGGTCACCGGCTTGGTGTACAAGGACCGCGTCGGCGGCGACGTGCATCGCCTGAGCCTGGAAGGCATCTTCGTGCAGATCGGGCTGTTGCCGAACACCGAATGGCTGCAGGGCACGGTGGCGCTGTCGCCGCGCGGCGAGATCGTGGTCGACGACCGCGGCCAGACCTCGCTGCCGGGCGTATTCGCCGCCGGCGACGCGACCACGGTGCCGTACAAGCAGATCATCATCGCCATGGGCGAAGGCTCCAAGGCGGCGCTGAGCGCGTTCGACCACCTGATTCGCCACAGCGCACCGGTCGCCAGCGGCAGCGTCGCCGAAGCGGCCTGATCCGCACCCGTCCCGCGCCGCATTGCCGGCGCGGGGCCAGGGCGTGCCACCTCCACGGCGCACGCCCCATCTGTCTCGCCGTCACGTGCACCACACGCTCTATGCTGTGACCCTGCGTCACCTCCCGCCGCTGCGTCTCAAGGACTCCGCCGATGAACCTGCGTGATCTGAAATACCTGGTGGCGCTGGCCGATCACAAGCATTTCGGGCGCGCCGCCGCGGCGTGCTTCGTCAGCCAGCCGACGCTGTCCACGCAGATCAAGAAACTCGAGGACGAACTGGGCGTGCCGCTGGTCGAACGCGCCCCGCGCAAGGTCATGCTGACCCCGGCCGGACGCGAAGCCGCCAGCCGCGCGCGCGGCATCGTCGCCGAGATCGAGCAGATGAAGGAGGCGGCGCGGCGCAGCCAGGATCCGGAAGCCGGCACCGTGCGCCTGGGCATCTTTCCCACGCTTGGCCCGTACCTGCTGCCGCACGTGATCCCGCGCATCCGCGAGCGCTTCCCGCAGCTGGAACTGCTGCTGATCGAAGAGAAGAGCGACGTGCTGCTGGCCCGCCTGCGCGAAGGCCGGCTGGACGCGGCGCTGCTGGCGCTGCCGCTGCACGACGAGCAATTGCACGCCGAATTCCTGTTCGAGGAACCGTTCGTGCTGGCGGTGCCCGAGCAGCATCCGCTGGCGCGGCGGCCGACCCCGCTGACCATGGACGAACTGCACGCGCAACGCCTGCTGCTGCTCGAGGACGGGCACTGCCTGCGCGACCAGGCGCTGGACGTGTGCCATCTGTCCGGCGCGCTGGAGAAGGCCGAGTTCCAGGCCACCAGCCTGGAGACGCTGCGGCAGATGGTCGCCGCCAACGTCGGCGTGACCCTGTTGCCGTTGCTGGCGGTGCAACCGCCGGTGGCCAATCCGCCGAATCTGCGCCTGCTGCCGTTCGCGCCCGACGGCGGCCCAAGCCGGCGCATCGCCATGCTGTGGCGGCGCAGTTCGGCGATGGGCGCGTTCCTGCAGCAACTGGCGCACCTGTTCGGCGCGCTGCCCGAAGACCTGTTTACCCTGCCGGCGCAGGCCCCGCTGCCGAGCCAGACGCCGCGCCAGGTGGCCTGAGCAGGGCCGGGCCGGCCGCGGCGTCGCATCGGCGCCGGCTTGCTTGCACAATGGGAACGGGGGCGGCGCGGTGCCGCCCCCATTCGTTGTGCCAACCAAACCGGAGCCTGTCCATGACCTCGCAACACCACAGCGGCCTGCCGCCCTCGTTGATCGTCTCCAGCCGCGACCTCGCGCGCCTGGAAGCCCTGCTCGACTCCCCTGCCTTGCATCAGCACCCGGCCGCGCTCGCGCTGGGCGCAGAACTCGACCGCGCCACCGTCGTGGCGCCGGACCAACTTCCTCCCGGCATCGTCGCCATGCATTCCCGCGTGGAATGCGAAGACGAACTGCACGGCGAACGCCATCATCTGACCCTGGTCTATCCGCACGAAGCCGATGCCGCGCATGCACGCATCTCGGTGCTGGCCCCGGTCGGCAGCGCCCTGCTCGGCCTGGCCGTAGGCCAGTCCATCGACTGGCAGGCGCCCGGCGGACGCCCGCTGCGCCTGCGCGTGACCGCGGTGCAGCGCGCCGACGACGACAACGCGCGCGCAGCGCGTTAACGTGCGCGGCCCTATCCTTGTTCCACGCGTTTTCCCACTCGTTCCCGAGAGATACCGATGACCTCTTCCGCCCCCTCCAAGCTCGCCCAGTTGCGCGAGTTGTCCGTGGTCGTGGCCGATACCGGCGATTACGACGCGATCAAGCGGCTCAAGCCGGTGGACTGCACCACCAACCCGACCCTGGTGAAGAAGGCGCTGGACCTGCCGGTCTACGCCGACCTGATCGACGAGGCGCTGGCCTGGGCGCGCGGCCAGGATGGCGACCACGCCGCCCTGGTCGACGAGATCGCCGACCGCCTGACCATCGGCGTCGGCGCCAAGCTCAGCGCGCTGGTGCCCGGCCGCGTCTCCACTGAGGTAGACGCCGACCTGGCCCACGACACCGCCGCCACCATCGCCAAGGCGCACAAGTTCATCGCCATGTACGCCGAACATGGCATTGCCAAGGACCGCATCCTGATCAAGGTCGCCGCGACCTGGGAAGGCATCGAGGCCGCGCGGCAGCTGCAGAAGGACGGCATCGACTGCAACCTGACCCTGATCTTCAACCGCACCCAGGCGCTGGCCTGCGCCGAGGCCGGGGTGTTCCTGATCTCGCCGTTCGTCGGCCGCATCCTCGACTGGTACGTGGCCAAGGGCCAGACCCCGGCGACCATCGACGAGGACCCGGGCGTGAAGTTCGTGCGCGGGGTCTACGACGAGTTCAAGCGCCGCGGCTCGGCGACCGTGGTGATGGGCGCCTCGTTCCGCTCCACCGCGCAGATCGAGGCACTGGCCGGCTGCGACCGCCTGACCATCTCGCCGGACCTGCTGGAGAAGCTCGACGCCGACCATGGCCCGCTGCCGCGCAAGCTCTCGCCCGGCCAGGCCGACGGCGCCAAGGTGGAGCCGATCGACGCCAAGCGCTTCGCCGACGACCTGGCCGCCGATCCGATGGCCACCGAGAAGCTGGCCGGCGGCATCGACACCTTCGCCAAGGACCTGCAGACCCTGCGCGACACGATCCGGCACAAGCTGGTCGGCTGAGCGGCGCAGCCCCAAGCGCGGCGATGCCGCGCTTGGGGGCGGGAATGGGGAAACGGGAAATGGGAAATCGGTAAAGCGGATCCCTGGCTCGCTGCCGCCCGCCCTCTCGATCGGATGCCGCCGGTGCAGGCGGTCGCACCGCGCGAGTACCAATGCGCACTGCACACGGGACCCTGAAAACAGGCTCAGGCGCAATGCACCTCACCCACGATGCTTTCGACACCGCGTTGGCGCGGCCGCAACTTTCGCCGGGCTATGCTGCGCGCCCGAATGCAGAGGCAAGGCAATGGCAACGATCGCGGTAGTGATGGTGGACGGCGTGGCGGACTGGGAAATCGGCATCATCCTGCCGGCGGCACGGGCCTGGTTCGGCGACGAGATCCAGATCGCCAGCATCGACGGCAAGCCGGTCGGCTCGATCGGCGGACTGGACCTCCACCCCACCTACGCGCTGTCGGACCTGGCGCCGCTGGACGCCGACCTGTGGCTGCTGCCCGGCAGCGACCGCTGGCAGGCCGGCGAGATCCCGGGCCTGAGCGGGTTGTTGCAACAACGCCTGGAGGCTGGCCGCGGCGTGGCGGCGATCTGTGGCGCGACCCTGGCGCTGGCCTACGCCGGCCTGCTCGATACCCGCCCACACACGAGCAATTCCGAGGTCTTCCTGCGCGAGCACGCCGGCGTCTATGCCGGCAGCGCGCACTACCAGGACCGCCGCGTAGTCAGCGCCGGCGGCCTGATCACCGCCCCCGGCACCAGCCCGGTCAGTTTCGCCGAGGAATGCCTGCGCCTGCTGCATCCCGAACGCGAGGCGCAGATCGCGCAGATGCGGCAGATGTTCGCCGCCGAGTTCGTGTAGCGCGACCAGTGCCACCTGTCATGCAGACGGCGGCCGTGCCGCATGACTACACTTGTCGCCACACCCTGCAGTACGCCATCGGCGGCTGAGCGCGACGTCGCGGTCGCGCCATGGCGCGGCGCCTGTCCCAGGTGCGCCGGCAGGGTGCTTCCACGACTTCGACAGGAGAGGCTGCATGCGCGGATGGATGGCGCGTTGTTTGTTTTCGCTGGCGCTTGCCGGTGCCACCGCCAGTGCCACCGGCATGTCCGCCACGCCGACGCCGACCCGGGTTGCGATCCTGGGCGTGGAGCACGCCGCACAACTGGTCTCCGAACGCGACCAGCCGGGGGTGCTCGCGGCATTCCTGGAGCAACTCGCGCCGGACGCGGTGTGTATCGAACGCCCGCCGGAGCAGGCGGCACGCGGCGATTACTACGAGTACACCTACGAGGTGCAGGGCGTGATCCTGCCCTACGCCGCGACGCACGCGGTGGCCGTGTGCCCGATCGACTGGATGCCGCCGGTGGAGGACGCCAGACTCGGCTTCGGCATGGATCTGGACACCCCGCTGGAACTCCGCCGTGAGCAGGGTTTCCAGGGCTTCCTGGCGTTCCCCGACAAGGCCGCCCTGCAACGCGACTTCTTCGCGGCGGATGCGGCCGAGAACCTGGCCGCGGTGCAGAAGTGGGCGCAGACCCCGGCGCCGCGCGCCGACCAGGACCTGCCACGGCGCCTGTACCTGTACCGCACCTTCCTGCAGGCCCAGCGCATCCGCGCCGCGGCGCTGGCGCATCCAGGCAAGACCGTGCTGGTGGTGGTCGGCTACTTCCACAAGCCGGACCTCGAAGCGATCCTCGCGCACGATCCGGCGATCGCGCTGGTACAGCCGTCGACGCTGGGTCGGCCCACGGCGGACGCGGTCGAGCGCGCCACCACCGCGACGCAGCGCGCGGCGATCCTGGCCTTCAACCTGCTCGGCGCCCAGGCCGACACCGGCAACGTCGACTGGGCCTGGATGACGCACGTTCTGGATACATACGCGACCGAGGCGCCGGCCGCCGAAACGGCGCTGTTGCGGACCCGCCTGGCCCTGCTGCGCGGCCAGATCGCACCGGCCGAGGCGCGGCGCCGCTACGCGCGGCTCGCCGAGGAAACCCCGGCCGCGTTGGCGTTCGGCTGGACCGGCGTGCAGGACCGCACGCGCGTGGATTCGTTCTTCGACCCCTTCGGCAACCTGACGGTTCGCCAGCGCGCGACGCTGGAACTGGCACGGACCGACTACGCGCTCGGCCGCAATCGCGACGGCGAGGCGGCGATCGCACGACTCAAGGCCGACCTGTCGCCGCGCAAGGCCCTGCAGCTTTCCGGCTACGCGGCACGGCTGCTGCCCGCCACCGGCAAGGGCACCGCGGGCATCACCAAATAAGCAGATGATGGCGGGCGGCCGGACGCACGCCGGCGCCGCGCCCATCGAGGATCGGTCTCGCTCTTTGAGAGAGGGCTGTGGCTTGATGCAGCCGAATTCAGTTCGGAGACGCAGCATGTCACTCGCCGAGTTCGCAGGTCGCTACAGCAACATCGCCGGCGTCATCGCCGCCGCCGGCGCGCTTCCCATGTTCTTCCTCAAATGGAGGACGGGCTTTCTCGGTCTCTCCGTGAAACGCACGCAACGCCTTTATGCGCTTTCGCTGGGCGGCGCTTGGCGGCATGCGGATGCGGCCGCCTTGCAGATCGCGGTCGGCAATGCCATTGGCGGCAATCTCGACGGCGACGACATCAGAATCGCGTTGGAGCGCAGCAATGCAGTCCGGGTGCTGACTTACTGCAAGATGGCCAAGGGCATGATTGGCGTGTCGAACGACAAGTCGCGCTTCGTGCCCAAAGGAAATTGGAAATCAGCCGGAAGCTATCGAAAAGCGGCCATCGCGCTGTACGTGGCCGCATTCGCCCCCTGGTTGCTTGCACCTGCCGCCTTCAATCTCTTTGAGCCATCCAAACAAATTGCCGGTGGGATCGCGCTGGCGATGTTGCTATTGACCCCCGTTCTGGCATGGCTCTCCGCGTGTGCGGAAGCTGCTTACCGGCTCACAAGCGACTTCGATCAGAAGTACCCCAGGCTTCAGCCGCTCCCGGCCAGCAAAGGACGGACACGGGCAGCCCGCACGAAGCGTACAGGCGCGCCGCAGCCGAGCGCCGGTCGGCCGCGGCGCAGCCTCCGCGTTGAGGCTCAGGCTTCCAGCCCGATCGGACAGCTCACCCCGGTACCGCCGAGGCCGCAGTAGCCGCCCGGGTTCTTGGCCAGATATTGCTGGTGCTCGTCCTCGGCGTAGTAGAACGGCGGCGCCGGGAAGCGGATCTCGGTGGTGATGGCGCCGTAGCCGGCGGCGTCCAGGCGCTGCTGGTAGGCGTCGCGGCTGGCCAGCGCGGCGTCGTACTGGGCCTGGGTGGTGCAGTAGATCGCCGAGCGGTACTGGGTGCCGGTGTCGTTGCCCTGGCGCATGCCCTGGGTCGGGTCGTGGCTCTCCCAGAAGGTCTGCAGCAACTGCTCGAAGCGCACGGCCTGCGGATCGAACGCCACCAGCACCGCCTCGGTGTGGCCGGTCTGGCCGGAGCACACTTCGCGATAGGTGGCATTGGGCGTCTCGCCGCCGGCGTAGCCGACCGCGGTGCTGAACACGCCCGGCAGCGACCAGAACTTGCGTTCGGCGCCCCAGAAACAGCCCAGACCGAACTGCACCTGCTCCAGCCCGGCGAAGGCGTCGCGCAACGGATGGCCATTGACGAAGTGACGGTTGTGCAGCGGCAGCGGCTGCGCGCGTCCCGGCAGGCTCTCGCCCGGACGCGGCAGACGCTGCTTGAAGGCACCGATTCCCAACATGGCACGGACTCCTGGCAGCGACGGCGATGCCTTGTGGATGGCGCTGCCTGATGGCCGTTTCAAGGCCGGGATTGGGGAATCGGGATTGGGGATTGGCAAAAGCGGGATGCTGCCTTTGCGAATCCCCAATCCCCAATCCCGGCCCCCAACCTACATCGCCCGCGTCACCTGCCCGCC includes:
- the tal gene encoding transaldolase, whose translation is MTSSAPSKLAQLRELSVVVADTGDYDAIKRLKPVDCTTNPTLVKKALDLPVYADLIDEALAWARGQDGDHAALVDEIADRLTIGVGAKLSALVPGRVSTEVDADLAHDTAATIAKAHKFIAMYAEHGIAKDRILIKVAATWEGIEAARQLQKDGIDCNLTLIFNRTQALACAEAGVFLISPFVGRILDWYVAKGQTPATIDEDPGVKFVRGVYDEFKRRGSATVVMGASFRSTAQIEALAGCDRLTISPDLLEKLDADHGPLPRKLSPGQADGAKVEPIDAKRFADDLAADPMATEKLAGGIDTFAKDLQTLRDTIRHKLVG
- a CDS encoding LysR substrate-binding domain-containing protein, producing the protein MNLRDLKYLVALADHKHFGRAAAACFVSQPTLSTQIKKLEDELGVPLVERAPRKVMLTPAGREAASRARGIVAEIEQMKEAARRSQDPEAGTVRLGIFPTLGPYLLPHVIPRIRERFPQLELLLIEEKSDVLLARLREGRLDAALLALPLHDEQLHAEFLFEEPFVLAVPEQHPLARRPTPLTMDELHAQRLLLLEDGHCLRDQALDVCHLSGALEKAEFQATSLETLRQMVAANVGVTLLPLLAVQPPVANPPNLRLLPFAPDGGPSRRIAMLWRRSSAMGAFLQQLAHLFGALPEDLFTLPAQAPLPSQTPRQVA
- the msrA gene encoding peptide-methionine (S)-S-oxide reductase MsrA; this encodes MLGIGAFKQRLPRPGESLPGRAQPLPLHNRHFVNGHPLRDAFAGLEQVQFGLGCFWGAERKFWSLPGVFSTAVGYAGGETPNATYREVCSGQTGHTEAVLVAFDPQAVRFEQLLQTFWESHDPTQGMRQGNDTGTQYRSAIYCTTQAQYDAALASRDAYQQRLDAAGYGAITTEIRFPAPPFYYAEDEHQQYLAKNPGGYCGLGGTGVSCPIGLEA
- the ahpF gene encoding alkyl hydroperoxide reductase subunit F translates to MLDADLKTQLKAYLERVVRPIHITASVDDGAKSREMLDLLEDLVLLSDKITLDVHRDSGERAPSFALNSPGQDIHLRFAGLPMGHEFTSLVLALLQVGGHPSKATAELIEQVRNLPGEYRFETYFSLSCQNCPDVVQALNLAAVLNPNIQHVAIDGALFQDEVEARQIMSVPTVYLNGEVFDQGRMTLEQIVARLDTGAAKRDAAAIAAKAPFDVLVVGGGPAGAAAAIYAARKGIRTGVAAERFGGQVLDTMAIENFISVQETEGPKMAAALEQHVRQYDVDIMNLQRAEQLVPAGADGLVEVKLANGASLKSRTVILSTGARWRQMNVPGEDQYRNKGVAYCPHCDGPLFKGKRVAVIGGGNSGVEAAIDLAGIVSHVTLVEFDSKLRADDVLQRKLRSLGNVDILVNAQSTEVLGDGQKVTGLVYKDRVGGDVHRLSLEGIFVQIGLLPNTEWLQGTVALSPRGEIVVDDRGQTSLPGVFAAGDATTVPYKQIIIAMGEGSKAALSAFDHLIRHSAPVASGSVAEAA
- the rnk gene encoding nucleoside diphosphate kinase regulator, producing MTSQHHSGLPPSLIVSSRDLARLEALLDSPALHQHPAALALGAELDRATVVAPDQLPPGIVAMHSRVECEDELHGERHHLTLVYPHEADAAHARISVLAPVGSALLGLAVGQSIDWQAPGGRPLRLRVTAVQRADDDNARAAR
- the prmC gene encoding peptide chain release factor N(5)-glutamine methyltransferase; translated protein: MNAPTPESLLRAACTQVERGDAEALLLHALQRDRAWLFAHAREPLADEAAGRFQALLARRVQGEPVAYLTGRRGFWTLDLAVGPATLIPRADTERLVELALERVDTVPGRRVADLGTGSGAIALALASERPQAQVLATDLSAAALAVAQANAHAHGLDNVTFAHGAWLEPLAGQRFDLIASNPPYIAADDPHLQQGDLRYEPASALASGPDGLDDLRRIVADAPAHLLPGGWLLLEHGWDQGPAVRALFEAAGFAEVATYQDLEARDRVTLGQRLAA
- a CDS encoding type 1 glutamine amidotransferase family protein, whose protein sequence is MATIAVVMVDGVADWEIGIILPAARAWFGDEIQIASIDGKPVGSIGGLDLHPTYALSDLAPLDADLWLLPGSDRWQAGEIPGLSGLLQQRLEAGRGVAAICGATLALAYAGLLDTRPHTSNSEVFLREHAGVYAGSAHYQDRRVVSAGGLITAPGTSPVSFAEECLRLLHPEREAQIAQMRQMFAAEFV
- the ahpC gene encoding alkyl hydroperoxide reductase subunit C, with translation MSSLINTQVQPFKANAYRNGEFIEVTDADLKGKWSVLIFMPAAFTFNCPTEVEDAAEHYAEFQKIGAEVYIVTTDTHFSHKVWHETSPAVGKAQFPLVGDPTHQLTRAFGVHIEEEGLALRGTFVINPEGVIKTLEIHDNAIARDVTETLRKLKAAQFVAAHPGEVCPAKWKEGEKTLKPSLDLVGKI